One window of Burkholderia vietnamiensis LMG 10929 genomic DNA carries:
- a CDS encoding undecaprenyl-diphosphate phosphatase → MSLWFLVFLSVLQGVTELFPVSSLGHTLLVPALFGMHIDKHAPQLLPFLVALHLGTALALLWYFRERWIALIGGFFAQLGGRKNDDGHMMWALIIGTIPTGIVGLLLEKRIERVFHDLRIVAIALIVNGALLWIGDRIQRSRAHQPPEKMTFKQAFLVGLAQIGALIPGFSRSGLTMIAGNVAGLTAEKAAEFSFLLGTPIIFAAGVLELPKLFHARDQLADALLGGVLTAIAAYLSVRFLMRYFEGRGRLASFGLYCVIAGAFCLGWFMLHPQPV, encoded by the coding sequence GTGAGTCTCTGGTTTCTGGTATTCCTGAGCGTCCTGCAGGGCGTCACCGAACTGTTCCCCGTCAGCAGCCTCGGCCACACGCTGCTCGTGCCGGCGCTGTTCGGCATGCATATCGACAAGCACGCGCCGCAGTTGCTGCCATTTCTCGTTGCGCTGCATCTGGGTACGGCGCTCGCGCTGCTGTGGTACTTCCGTGAGCGCTGGATTGCGCTGATCGGCGGTTTCTTCGCGCAGCTCGGCGGGCGCAAGAACGATGACGGGCACATGATGTGGGCGCTGATCATCGGCACGATCCCGACCGGCATCGTCGGGTTGCTGCTCGAGAAGCGCATCGAGCGCGTGTTCCACGACCTGCGGATCGTTGCGATCGCACTGATCGTCAACGGCGCGCTGCTGTGGATCGGCGATCGGATTCAGCGCAGCCGCGCGCATCAGCCGCCGGAGAAGATGACGTTCAAGCAGGCGTTCCTCGTGGGCCTCGCGCAGATCGGCGCGCTGATCCCGGGCTTCTCGCGCAGCGGGCTGACGATGATCGCCGGCAATGTGGCCGGGTTGACTGCGGAGAAGGCCGCGGAGTTTTCGTTCCTGCTCGGTACGCCGATCATTTTTGCCGCGGGCGTGCTCGAGTTGCCGAAGCTGTTCCATGCTCGCGACCAACTCGCCGATGCACTGCTCGGCGGCGTGTTGACGGCGATTGCCGCGTATCTGAGCGTGCGGTTCCTGATGCGTTATTTCGAAGGGCGCGGGCGGTTGGCGTCGTTCGGGCTTTACTGTGTGATCGCCGGGGCGTTCTGTCTCGGGTGGTTCATGCTGCATCCGCAACCGGTTTGA
- a CDS encoding IS3 family transposase (programmed frameshift) — protein sequence MNKKPSKFSPEVRERAVRLVREQRSEHPSMWAAVESIAPMIGCTPQTLLDWVKRDEVDRGERDGVSTAERERIKALEREVKELRRTNEILKLASAFFGPGGARPPFQVLKAFIDQHRDTFGVEPICKVLRIAPSGYRRHAAQLRDPSKRCARAKRDELLQPEIKRVWQANMQVYGVPKVWKQMNREGIAVARCTVGRLMKLQGLRGAVRGKRVRTTIPEVTAPRPLDRVNRQFKADRPNQLWVSDFTYVSTWQGWLYVAFVIDVFARRIVGWRVSSSMTTDFVLDALEQALYARQPGEDGTLIHHSDRGSQYVSIRYSERLAEAGIEPSVGSRGDSYDNALAETINGLYKTELIHRRAPWKTRESVELATLEWVAWYNRHRLMEPLGYIPPAEAEANYYRQLRNAADVSALT from the exons ATGAACAAGAAGCCAAGCAAGTTTTCCCCGGAAGTCCGAGAGCGCGCAGTGCGCCTCGTACGCGAGCAGCGTAGCGAGCACCCGTCGATGTGGGCGGCAGTCGAATCGATTGCGCCGATGATCGGCTGCACGCCGCAGACGTTGTTGGATTGGGTTAAGCGCGACGAGGTCGACCGTGGAGAGCGCGATGGCGTGAGTACGGCCGAGCGTGAACGCATCAAGGCCTTGGAGCGCGAGGTCAAGGAACTGCGCCGGACCAATGAGATTCTCAAACTGGCGAGCGCGTTTTTCG GCCCAGGCGGAGCTCGACCGCCGTTTCAAGTCCTGAAGGCCTTCATTGATCAGCATCGCGACACCTTCGGGGTCGAGCCGATCTGCAAGGTCTTGCGGATTGCCCCGTCGGGCTACCGACGCCATGCAGCACAACTTCGCGATCCGTCGAAGCGCTGCGCCCGCGCGAAACGCGATGAGCTTTTGCAACCGGAGATCAAGCGTGTCTGGCAGGCCAACATGCAGGTCTACGGCGTGCCGAAGGTCTGGAAGCAGATGAACCGGGAAGGCATTGCAGTGGCACGCTGCACGGTCGGACGGTTGATGAAACTGCAGGGCTTGCGTGGCGCAGTTCGCGGTAAGCGTGTTCGCACGACGATTCCCGAGGTGACCGCGCCGCGCCCGCTGGACCGAGTCAACCGGCAGTTCAAGGCTGACCGACCGAATCAGCTCTGGGTGTCGGATTTTACGTATGTCTCGACATGGCAAGGCTGGCTGTACGTGGCATTCGTGATCGACGTGTTTGCCCGCCGTATTGTTGGCTGGCGCGTCAGCTCGTCGATGACCACGGACTTCGTTCTGGATGCACTTGAACAAGCGCTGTACGCCCGCCAACCGGGTGAGGACGGGACTTTGATTCATCATTCCGACAGAGGGTCTCAATACGTCAGCATCCGCTACAGCGAACGGCTGGCTGAGGCCGGCATCGAGCCGTCGGTCGGCAGCCGGGGCGACAGCTACGACAATGCGCTGGCCGAGACGATCAACGGCCTGTACAAGACGGAACTGATTCATCGGCGCGCCCCTTGGAAAACGAGGGAATCCGTCGAACTGGCAACGCTGGAATGGGTCGCCTGGTACAACCGTCATCGGCTGATGGAACCGCTCGGCTATATCCCGCCTGCTGAAGCTGAGGCAAACTACTACAGGCAACTCAGAAATGCCGCTGACGTGTCCGCATTAACTTAA
- a CDS encoding aldose 1-epimerase, with protein MPIFQQHDIHELHTGPSLVRVAPQFGGRLLSWHVDGEPIIFWPETADWTNLARVRGGNPLLFPFLGRHRVDGELGRWRDAAGVVRDLPMHGFARDLPFAAHASPDGAALAMSLDATDALHDSYPFDFRFEATYRLVDAHTLDVALTTTNRGATPLPYYAGHHFYFALPHGERAQTTLELPPTQRRMQLADGSISAAEPGQSSYSLGDPEILDRFHCLDDGAPSAPVRIVMPGRGRTIEIALDIPGSIPWYAVTTWTEKPESDFYCVEPWLGLPDAIHNGLGLRMLAPGATETATLRIRVLPHAG; from the coding sequence ATGCCGATCTTCCAGCAGCACGACATCCATGAACTTCACACCGGCCCGTCGCTCGTTCGGGTCGCTCCGCAATTCGGCGGCCGCCTGCTGTCGTGGCACGTCGACGGCGAGCCGATCATCTTCTGGCCGGAAACCGCGGACTGGACCAACCTCGCGCGTGTGCGCGGCGGCAATCCGCTGTTGTTCCCGTTCCTCGGCCGGCATCGCGTCGACGGCGAACTCGGCCGCTGGCGCGACGCCGCCGGCGTGGTCCGCGACCTGCCGATGCACGGTTTCGCGCGCGACCTGCCGTTCGCGGCACACGCGTCGCCGGACGGCGCCGCGCTCGCGATGTCGCTCGATGCAACCGACGCGCTGCACGACAGCTACCCGTTCGATTTCCGCTTCGAAGCGACCTACCGTCTCGTCGATGCCCACACGCTCGACGTCGCGCTGACCACGACGAACCGCGGCGCCACGCCGCTGCCGTACTACGCAGGCCACCACTTCTATTTCGCGCTGCCGCACGGAGAACGCGCCCAGACCACGCTCGAGCTGCCGCCGACGCAACGCCGCATGCAACTGGCCGACGGCTCGATCAGCGCGGCGGAGCCGGGCCAATCGTCCTACAGCCTCGGAGATCCGGAGATCCTCGACCGCTTCCACTGTCTCGACGATGGCGCGCCGTCCGCGCCGGTACGGATCGTGATGCCGGGGCGCGGCCGCACGATCGAGATCGCGCTCGACATCCCGGGCTCGATCCCGTGGTATGCGGTCACGACGTGGACCGAGAAGCCGGAATCCGACTTCTACTGCGTCGAGCCGTGGCTCGGCCTGCCGGACGCAATTCACAACGGTCTCGGGCTGCGCATGCTCGCGCCGGGCGCGACCGAAACGGCCACGCTGCGCATTCGCGTGCTGCCGCACGCCGGCTGA